The following proteins are encoded in a genomic region of uncultured Ilyobacter sp.:
- a CDS encoding glycoside hydrolase family 130 protein: MKREVVVRYKKNPILTKDDVPYPVATVHNAGIVKYKNKYIMLFRSHLLNGRSIIGMAKSDDGYDFKVESKPFLTPCKQKESIFSQYEEYGVEDLRISEIDGEHLLTYSCYSKYGVRIALAKTRDFTEIERVALITQADLRNVVIFPQKIDGQYVRLDRPHSEISKWSIWISYSPDLVHWGRSRLIMQPHKYRWDEMKIGPGATPIKTEKGWLNIYHGVFKTMSGSVYRLGVALHDLEDPSIVLGVSDEWILEPEDPWEVTGYVPNVVFTCGAVDEGDGTLKIYWGGADSVMCVGEANINKLIDMCLKERD; this comes from the coding sequence GTGAAGAGAGAAGTGGTGGTAAGATATAAAAAAAATCCTATATTGACTAAAGATGACGTGCCATATCCTGTAGCTACAGTTCATAATGCAGGGATTGTCAAATATAAAAATAAATATATTATGCTATTTCGTTCCCACCTTCTAAATGGAAGATCTATTATAGGAATGGCTAAAAGTGATGATGGTTATGATTTTAAAGTGGAATCGAAACCTTTTTTAACACCATGTAAGCAAAAGGAATCAATATTTTCTCAGTATGAGGAATACGGTGTAGAAGATCTCCGGATTAGTGAAATCGACGGTGAACACCTTTTAACTTATAGCTGCTATTCTAAATATGGAGTCAGAATAGCCCTTGCAAAAACTCGTGATTTCACAGAGATAGAAAGAGTCGCTCTTATTACCCAGGCGGATCTAAGAAATGTAGTTATTTTTCCCCAAAAGATAGACGGACAGTATGTGAGGTTGGATAGACCTCATTCAGAGATATCTAAATGGTCTATCTGGATATCTTATTCACCGGATTTGGTACATTGGGGAAGATCTAGATTAATAATGCAGCCCCATAAATACCGCTGGGATGAGATGAAGATAGGACCTGGAGCTACTCCTATAAAGACTGAAAAAGGATGGCTAAATATATATCATGGTGTATTTAAAACCATGTCAGGATCTGTTTACAGACTTGGGGTAGCACTTCATGATTTGGAGGATCCATCTATTGTATTGGGAGTTTCAGATGAGTGGATCTTGGAGCCAGAAGATCCCTGGGAAGTAACAGGCTATGTGCCCAACGTAGTCTTTACCTGTGGAGCAGTGGACGAAGGGGATGGGACTCTGAAGATTTATTGGGGCGGTGCCGATAGTGTCATGTGTGTAGGAGAAGCCAATATAAATAAGTTAATAGATATGTGTTTAAAGGAGAGGGATTAA
- a CDS encoding glycosyltransferase family 4 protein gives MNKNRRNDEVQKKTPLRVALISPIAWRTPPRHYGPWESVVSLLCEGLVKRGVDVTLFATGESITEGELRSVCQVGYEEDKNIDPKVWEGLHIANVFQSADEFDIIHNNFDFLPLTYSGLVETPVLTTIHGFSSEKILPVYEKYNKRTYYVSISNSDRNSGLNYIGTVHHGIDLNQFTYRELPEDYLLFFGRLHRDKGPKEAIEIAKRSNKKLIMAGIIQDEGYFKGEVEPHLNEQITYIGSVGPEERDKLLGGALALLHPIYFQEPFGLSVVEAMACGTPVIAYNKGSMPELIEDGVNGFIVNDVDGALRALENISSIDRKRCREIVEEKFSVDRMVDEYIKVYEKILEERGGNM, from the coding sequence GTGAATAAAAATAGAAGAAATGATGAAGTTCAGAAAAAGACTCCGTTGAGGGTGGCTTTGATTTCCCCCATAGCTTGGAGAACCCCTCCAAGACATTATGGTCCTTGGGAAAGTGTTGTTTCCTTACTCTGTGAGGGTTTAGTAAAAAGAGGAGTGGATGTAACCCTATTTGCAACAGGGGAATCTATAACAGAAGGAGAATTGAGATCAGTATGTCAAGTCGGATATGAAGAGGATAAAAATATAGATCCTAAAGTCTGGGAAGGTCTGCATATAGCTAATGTATTTCAGAGCGCCGATGAATTTGATATTATACATAACAATTTTGATTTTCTCCCGTTGACATATAGTGGTTTAGTTGAGACGCCAGTACTTACTACAATACACGGATTTTCTTCTGAAAAAATACTCCCTGTGTATGAAAAATATAACAAAAGAACCTACTATGTTTCGATAAGCAATTCGGATAGGAATAGTGGTTTGAATTATATCGGTACTGTACACCATGGAATAGATTTAAATCAATTTACATATAGAGAACTACCTGAAGATTATCTGTTATTTTTCGGAAGATTACATAGAGATAAAGGTCCAAAGGAAGCTATTGAGATTGCTAAGAGATCCAATAAAAAACTCATCATGGCAGGAATTATTCAAGATGAAGGGTATTTTAAAGGTGAAGTAGAGCCCCATCTGAATGAACAGATCACCTATATAGGAAGTGTTGGACCTGAAGAGAGAGATAAGTTGTTAGGCGGAGCACTGGCCCTTCTTCACCCTATATACTTCCAAGAACCCTTTGGATTATCTGTCGTTGAAGCGATGGCTTGTGGGACACCTGTAATAGCATATAACAAAGGTAGTATGCCTGAACTTATAGAGGATGGTGTCAATGGGTTTATTGTGAATGATGTAGACGGAGCTCTAAGAGCCTTGGAGAACATCTCAAGCATTGACAGAAAAAGATGTAGAGAGATTGTGGAGGAAAAATTTTCAGTAGACCGAATGGTGGATGAATATATAAAGGTCTATGAAAAAATCCTCGAAGAACGAGGAGGAAATATGTGA
- a CDS encoding recombinase family protein: MIYGYCRVSTKHQNLQRQVDALIDHGINPRFIFSDKYSGKTLDREGLNELLAILKPGDILVVKEIDRLGRNRKETKELMIRLIKQDIGLVCLDMPYLKEFIIDKIKENEGFLEIMANALLDVILEVAEQERKKIINRTAEGRKKAFQKGIKFGRSKKVSLETFRKYYNKFLKREMKAIEIQKELGISKQCYYNYSKQLKDEI; this comes from the coding sequence ATGATATATGGATATTGCAGAGTAAGTACAAAGCATCAGAACCTACAGAGACAGGTAGATGCACTAATTGACCACGGAATAAATCCAAGATTTATATTTTCAGATAAATATAGTGGAAAGACCTTGGACAGAGAAGGTCTTAATGAGCTATTAGCGATATTGAAACCTGGAGATATACTGGTTGTAAAGGAGATTGACAGGCTAGGAAGGAATAGAAAAGAGACTAAAGAACTTATGATTAGACTCATAAAGCAGGATATAGGGCTGGTATGTCTAGATATGCCATATCTAAAGGAGTTCATAATAGATAAAATAAAAGAAAATGAAGGCTTCCTCGAGATAATGGCCAATGCTCTTTTGGATGTCATATTGGAGGTTGCTGAACAAGAGAGAAAGAAAATAATAAATAGGACAGCTGAAGGAAGAAAAAAAGCATTTCAAAAGGGAATAAAATTTGGAAGATCGAAGAAAGTATCATTAGAAACCTTTAGAAAATATTATAATAAATTCTTGAAGCGCGAGATGAAAGCTATTGAAATTCAAAAGGAACTTGGCATAAGTAAACAGTGTTACTATAACTATTCAAAGCAGCTTAAAGATGAAATATAG
- a CDS encoding Tn3 family transposase: MKYRYTVLTKNEKERILISLYDDKNMEKDFSLTNIELEKIQKVNKPYLALGYAVQILFLRSRGISILSSHDRVSRKIIEYIAFQIGCNPDFIDKYWKVKNTKFRHFQDISNILEFKKFEMTPKVERIIYNIALSKGESIEIVEVLIEELKRKKIILPSLSKIEEVVSKGIATTESFIYSIICNEIEDRKKLESLFSLENGVSNYSRIKNISVNKSPTGVKELLRLIKNIDHYGKSIDLSFLTESKIRHFYGKLQRSDRFRIERFQDMEKRHAYLAMFLSFRRKEFVDMVIEVTSNYAHVVMKRSKKKAQHYNLKNQKRYKVNSDKLKDVVKNILEIDDFNSLKKYQAYLLDLKRELDLENEEMEEIDFLLKSHQSFNYTNELLECIEFDSNTKPNFIKYLNFFKENRHKKKLKADISFFSPQWQKNIKKYDYIKKVVEIALLYSIRDYIRSGDLFVRESKKYNSFDHYLVDPGEEILTEETTKFISQLKLLLDIPKETDFHREIEKDNKSSFGDKIYNLFPKITMTEILYEVNSWTGLLENFQRLSQSSENRQKVLVATLLANGHNIGFSKMAISSSIDEAVLRRANEFHFNYDNLFKAQKNLVNYHHSLDIVGNWGDGKKSSSDGMRVPITSKTIYADYNSHYGNKGGGIYRHISDQYTPYYVQMLEGRDSNHVLDGLLYHETELEIYDHSTDTAGYTEQMFALTYLLGFNFKPRIKNLDQQQLYAFETLEISDIKFKKINEKIISENYSEVMRLVKSIKCGKVKASLILQKINSYNRDNSVAKGLKEIGRVLKTKYILEYYTKKELRKEVQKILNKGESINSVGRLLFFGKHGRLNESSLENQLEKVSCLNILLGSLIVWNSRYLEKVYKSARNEEWFELEEFKRVGPLGTQHVNFLGKYIFEDNQIDTDDGLRPLKIEVQA; this comes from the coding sequence ATGAAATATAGATATACAGTTTTGACTAAAAATGAAAAAGAAAGAATATTAATATCCTTATATGATGATAAAAACATGGAAAAGGATTTTTCTCTTACTAATATAGAGCTTGAAAAAATACAGAAAGTTAACAAACCGTATTTGGCTTTAGGATATGCTGTTCAGATACTTTTTTTAAGAAGTAGAGGAATTTCAATTCTTTCTTCTCACGATAGAGTTTCTCGAAAGATTATAGAATATATAGCTTTCCAGATAGGTTGTAACCCTGATTTTATTGATAAATATTGGAAAGTGAAGAATACAAAATTTAGACATTTTCAAGATATTTCTAATATTTTGGAGTTTAAAAAGTTTGAAATGACTCCTAAAGTAGAGAGAATCATCTACAATATAGCACTTTCTAAAGGAGAAAGTATTGAGATTGTTGAAGTATTAATTGAGGAATTAAAAAGAAAAAAGATAATTCTACCTAGCCTTTCTAAAATAGAAGAAGTGGTTTCTAAAGGAATAGCTACCACAGAATCCTTTATCTATTCAATAATCTGCAATGAGATAGAAGATAGAAAGAAATTGGAAAGTCTTTTCTCTTTAGAAAATGGAGTTTCTAACTATTCTAGAATAAAGAATATTTCAGTAAATAAAAGTCCTACTGGGGTAAAGGAGCTTTTGAGGTTAATCAAAAATATCGACCATTATGGAAAAAGTATTGATCTAAGCTTTCTTACAGAGAGTAAGATCAGACATTTCTATGGAAAGCTTCAGCGTTCAGATAGATTCAGAATAGAAAGATTTCAAGATATGGAAAAGAGACATGCGTATCTGGCTATGTTTCTTAGCTTTAGGCGTAAAGAGTTTGTAGATATGGTTATAGAGGTTACATCCAACTATGCACATGTAGTTATGAAAAGATCCAAAAAGAAAGCTCAACACTATAATTTGAAAAATCAGAAGAGGTATAAGGTAAATTCTGATAAGTTAAAAGATGTTGTAAAAAATATCTTGGAAATTGATGACTTCAACTCTCTCAAAAAGTATCAAGCTTACCTTCTAGATTTAAAGAGAGAGCTTGATTTAGAGAATGAAGAGATGGAGGAAATCGATTTTCTCCTTAAATCACACCAGAGCTTCAACTATACCAATGAACTTTTAGAGTGTATCGAGTTTGATAGCAATACAAAACCCAACTTCATAAAATATCTGAATTTTTTCAAGGAAAACAGACATAAGAAAAAGCTTAAGGCAGACATATCTTTTTTCAGCCCTCAATGGCAGAAGAATATAAAAAAATATGACTATATCAAGAAGGTTGTTGAGATAGCTCTACTTTATTCAATAAGAGATTATATAAGGTCTGGAGATCTTTTTGTAAGAGAAAGTAAAAAGTACAATAGCTTTGACCACTATCTAGTAGATCCAGGGGAAGAAATACTTACTGAAGAGACTACAAAGTTTATTTCTCAATTAAAATTACTTCTTGATATTCCCAAAGAGACAGATTTTCATCGAGAGATAGAGAAGGATAATAAGAGTAGTTTTGGAGATAAAATATACAACCTTTTTCCTAAAATTACCATGACAGAGATTCTTTATGAGGTTAACTCATGGACTGGACTTTTGGAGAACTTCCAAAGATTATCCCAAAGTTCTGAAAATCGGCAGAAAGTTTTAGTCGCTACTCTTCTTGCAAATGGCCATAATATAGGATTTTCCAAGATGGCCATATCAAGCTCAATTGATGAGGCAGTTTTAAGAAGGGCTAACGAATTCCATTTCAACTATGATAATCTGTTCAAAGCTCAGAAAAATTTAGTAAACTACCATCATTCTCTTGATATTGTTGGCAACTGGGGTGATGGAAAAAAGTCCTCTTCTGATGGAATGAGAGTTCCAATTACTTCAAAAACAATCTATGCCGACTACAACTCCCATTATGGAAATAAGGGAGGCGGTATATACAGACACATAAGTGACCAGTATACCCCTTACTATGTTCAAATGCTTGAAGGAAGGGACAGCAATCATGTTTTAGATGGACTTCTATATCATGAAACCGAGCTTGAAATATACGATCATTCCACAGATACCGCTGGATATACTGAGCAGATGTTTGCTCTAACTTATCTTTTAGGATTTAATTTTAAACCAAGAATAAAGAATTTAGACCAGCAGCAACTTTATGCCTTTGAAACTTTAGAGATAAGTGACATCAAGTTCAAGAAAATCAATGAAAAAATAATTTCTGAAAATTATTCTGAGGTTATGAGACTCGTGAAATCCATAAAGTGTGGCAAGGTAAAGGCATCTCTGATTCTTCAGAAAATAAACTCGTATAACAGAGATAACAGTGTGGCAAAAGGATTAAAAGAGATTGGAAGAGTATTGAAAACCAAATACATATTGGAATACTACACAAAAAAAGAGCTTAGAAAAGAGGTTCAGAAGATTTTAAATAAGGGAGAATCAATCAATTCCGTAGGAAGACTTCTGTTTTTTGGAAAGCATGGTAGACTAAATGAATCATCTCTAGAAAATCAGCTTGAAAAAGTTAGTTGTCTAAATATCTTGCTAGGATCTTTAATCGTTTGGAATTCACGTTACCTAGAAAAGGTTTACAAGTCAGCAAGGAATGAGGAGTGGTTTGAATTAGAAGAGTTTAAGAGAGTAGGACCTTTAGGAACTCAACATGTCAATTTTCTAGGGAAATATATATTCGAAGATAATCAAATAGATACAGATGATGGTTTAAGACCATTAAAAATAGAGGTTCAGGCTTGA
- a CDS encoding TIGR02680 family protein has product MSRWKIEKYGFFNFWLFDKEEIKTSEGNLLLNGENGSGKSVILQSFIPLIFDGDLSARNLSTEGDSSRKMDYYISYGDKKEGISYLYSELSRTDSSGNKRYINLIVGMKSRNGSLISKWFLITKDKRVGTDFYIYKSEGSSLIPLDKQNLKRDLKNKIDGYYEFYEKPQEYKVAVNKNVFGFSEVDEFDETLNLIRKLRKPDLKENGSLDPKKIYEILNSSLKVIPENELRGMTDTLENIEAISTEIKSMKAKLEVLRKIRDDYEIYKKIVLTKRLKEYFKAQENYQEMNNIYNKNIEKKRIREERLKKSIEKEEKLTSELELKHKELKELEGSEDNTLINMLENAINDIKKLDKKIAFLDKDIETEELKLKKADEKLGSTRREFEKSKSKCLDKIEELEKLKNEIGLEWEIDFYELLSNKRITQVEMLEKKYEEHKNSIDKFMELIKRLDKIETDIANIEKKVEEEKKRLENHRREKNEIEVLNTNKVDEFLDVFSESYQEMRFDYGDIKKFQGILDELSEDYNGKDDAIELFRTLKEYKKESLSKELIKYDRSIEKLQEEIDDNYKEKSKLELSEDSEIELLSHKKKDRQNLEGISPFYKCIRFKDKLEESLKGKIEKALWEMGLLDALVGNNDIFDKFVKADINVPENLTNYLEVEDECIEKGNVIRILESISIREDGDAFINSDGKYRNKLINGKVDNWKGTYIGIEARKKLRLSKLEKLRKEIENLEERRDLIKVSRDNTSQRIGVLEDESQKIIDRYLEIFRPIYENYQKTLTLLESRERELFDIEKDLTNRKDMKTEVYRDIEVIEKKLNISIKKEMYLKLKFSMERFGQILEIFKSNLETHISYSNRLEDIKSTINNIKSIQDRYRLERRSSINEKNELVERKKVLEIEVESKDLANLKERIYSLRESINIEIPNRKYKNALTIGNLQKDIEVLGERLSEDIKLLEKLRIESLVEEKLLKLEVKLDHDVVEGEILDLEGKKTVYDRYKEHENKKEIHYINKINTSLIENGSILKEYRIEKSEYLYEEIEELMQEEVDNKNMRYIIKGSYQGNKVHLGELYNNLDEIVKINSEVLSDEEGKFFSEMVFNYLYNEVAVQIKESREWVNQIDIIMNNARTNSGKRYTLEWKPKDLQFGFNGTKLKEHIENIYNPSNKGKESQEALKVFFKKKMIDLKKRAEDNKEYTSSYDIIKEILDYRKWYDFKMKVAEHNDGKVVELTKRKLNSYSGGEKAMAMYIPLFSALYARFKNASSKAPIILGMDEAFSVVDDENISKLFEILESLNINYLLASQKLSGTYHSVQNLAIVHIENLATRRNLPPEEAFVTLIKYIWNGKKRIRDTRDIEGSLI; this is encoded by the coding sequence ATGAGTAGATGGAAGATAGAAAAATATGGGTTTTTTAACTTTTGGTTATTTGATAAAGAGGAGATAAAAACCAGTGAGGGCAACTTACTGCTAAATGGTGAAAACGGAAGTGGTAAAAGCGTTATTCTGCAGAGTTTTATTCCTTTGATTTTTGATGGAGACCTATCAGCAAGAAATCTTTCAACAGAGGGAGATAGCTCAAGAAAGATGGATTACTATATATCATATGGAGATAAAAAAGAGGGGATATCTTATCTCTATAGTGAACTCAGCAGAACTGACAGCAGTGGGAATAAGAGATATATAAATTTAATTGTTGGAATGAAGTCTAGAAACGGATCCCTGATCTCTAAATGGTTTTTGATAACTAAGGATAAACGAGTAGGGACAGATTTTTATATATATAAGTCAGAGGGAAGCTCTTTGATTCCTTTAGATAAACAGAATCTAAAGAGAGACCTAAAAAATAAAATTGATGGTTATTATGAATTTTATGAAAAACCTCAAGAATATAAGGTTGCTGTAAACAAAAATGTATTTGGGTTTAGTGAGGTAGACGAGTTTGATGAAACGTTAAACTTAATTAGAAAATTAAGAAAACCAGACCTTAAGGAAAATGGAAGCTTAGATCCTAAAAAGATATATGAAATACTAAATAGCTCTCTGAAAGTAATTCCTGAAAATGAATTAAGGGGTATGACAGATACTCTTGAAAACATAGAGGCTATTTCTACAGAAATTAAATCTATGAAGGCTAAATTAGAAGTTTTAAGAAAAATTAGGGATGACTATGAAATCTATAAGAAGATAGTTTTAACTAAAAGACTAAAAGAATATTTTAAAGCCCAAGAAAATTATCAAGAAATGAATAATATCTACAATAAAAATATAGAAAAGAAGAGAATTAGGGAAGAGAGATTAAAAAAATCAATTGAGAAAGAAGAAAAACTAACAAGTGAACTAGAGTTAAAGCATAAGGAGTTAAAAGAATTAGAGGGGAGTGAGGATAATACCCTGATAAATATGCTAGAAAATGCTATAAATGATATAAAAAAATTAGACAAAAAGATAGCCTTTCTGGATAAGGATATAGAAACTGAGGAATTGAAGTTAAAAAAAGCTGATGAAAAACTTGGTTCTACAAGAAGAGAATTTGAAAAAAGTAAATCAAAATGTTTAGACAAGATAGAGGAATTAGAGAAATTAAAAAATGAAATAGGCTTAGAGTGGGAAATAGACTTCTATGAGCTCCTTTCAAATAAAAGAATAACTCAGGTAGAGATGCTTGAAAAAAAATATGAGGAACATAAAAATAGTATAGATAAATTTATGGAATTAATTAAAAGGTTAGATAAAATAGAAACAGATATAGCTAATATAGAGAAAAAGGTAGAAGAAGAAAAAAAACGACTAGAAAATCACCGTAGGGAAAAAAATGAAATTGAAGTCTTGAATACTAATAAAGTAGATGAATTTTTAGATGTTTTTAGTGAAAGCTATCAAGAAATGAGATTTGACTATGGAGACATCAAAAAATTTCAAGGAATTTTAGACGAACTAAGTGAAGATTATAATGGAAAAGATGACGCCATTGAACTCTTTAGAACATTGAAAGAATATAAGAAAGAAAGCCTGTCTAAAGAGTTGATTAAGTATGATAGAAGTATAGAGAAGCTGCAAGAGGAGATAGATGATAATTATAAAGAAAAATCTAAATTAGAGCTGTCAGAAGACAGTGAAATAGAATTATTATCACATAAGAAGAAAGATAGACAAAATCTAGAAGGGATATCTCCTTTTTATAAATGTATAAGGTTTAAAGATAAATTAGAGGAAAGTCTAAAGGGTAAAATTGAAAAGGCTCTTTGGGAAATGGGATTATTAGATGCCTTAGTAGGCAATAATGATATTTTTGATAAATTTGTAAAAGCTGATATTAATGTGCCAGAGAATCTTACGAATTATTTAGAGGTTGAAGATGAGTGCATAGAAAAAGGTAATGTAATAAGAATTTTAGAATCTATTTCAATAAGAGAAGATGGAGATGCTTTTATAAACTCTGACGGGAAGTACAGAAATAAATTAATCAACGGTAAAGTAGATAACTGGAAGGGAACCTACATAGGGATTGAAGCCAGAAAAAAACTAAGACTATCAAAACTAGAAAAACTAAGAAAAGAAATAGAGAATTTAGAGGAAAGAAGAGATCTGATTAAAGTTAGCAGGGATAATACCTCTCAGAGAATAGGTGTTCTAGAAGATGAATCTCAAAAGATAATAGATAGATATTTAGAAATTTTTAGACCTATCTACGAGAATTATCAAAAGACATTAACCCTTTTAGAAAGCAGAGAAAGAGAACTCTTTGATATAGAAAAAGATCTCACTAACAGAAAAGACATGAAAACTGAAGTTTACAGGGATATAGAGGTGATAGAAAAGAAGTTAAATATATCTATAAAAAAAGAGATGTACTTAAAACTCAAATTTTCCATGGAAAGGTTTGGACAAATTTTAGAGATATTTAAGTCCAATTTAGAAACTCATATTTCATACTCAAACAGGTTGGAAGATATAAAAAGTACAATAAATAATATTAAATCAATTCAGGACAGGTATAGATTAGAAAGAAGAAGCAGTATCAATGAAAAAAATGAACTGGTGGAGAGAAAAAAAGTCCTGGAAATAGAAGTAGAGAGTAAAGACCTGGCTAATTTAAAAGAAAGAATATACTCTCTTAGAGAAAGTATTAATATAGAGATTCCAAATAGAAAATATAAGAATGCATTAACTATTGGGAATCTACAAAAAGATATAGAGGTGCTAGGAGAAAGATTATCTGAAGATATTAAACTACTAGAAAAATTAAGAATAGAAAGTTTAGTAGAAGAAAAGCTGCTAAAATTGGAAGTGAAACTAGACCATGATGTTGTAGAAGGAGAAATTCTAGATCTAGAAGGTAAAAAAACTGTCTATGATAGATATAAGGAGCATGAAAATAAAAAAGAAATTCATTACATCAACAAAATAAACACTTCATTGATAGAAAATGGTTCTATATTAAAGGAATATAGAATAGAAAAAAGTGAATACCTCTATGAAGAGATAGAGGAACTAATGCAAGAAGAAGTGGATAATAAAAATATGAGGTATATAATAAAGGGAAGCTATCAAGGTAATAAGGTACACCTAGGTGAATTATACAATAATTTAGATGAAATAGTTAAAATAAATAGTGAAGTACTATCTGATGAAGAGGGGAAATTCTTTTCTGAAATGGTTTTCAACTATCTGTATAATGAAGTAGCTGTCCAGATAAAAGAAAGCAGAGAATGGGTAAACCAGATCGACATAATAATGAACAATGCAAGGACGAATAGTGGGAAGAGATATACTTTAGAATGGAAACCAAAGGATCTACAATTTGGATTTAATGGAACAAAACTAAAAGAGCACATAGAAAATATATATAATCCTAGTAATAAAGGGAAAGAATCTCAAGAGGCTTTAAAAGTATTTTTTAAAAAGAAAATGATTGATTTAAAAAAGAGAGCTGAAGACAATAAAGAATACACTAGCAGTTATGACATAATAAAAGAAATACTAGATTACAGAAAATGGTATGATTTTAAAATGAAGGTTGCTGAACATAATGATGGTAAGGTTGTAGAGCTAACAAAAAGAAAATTAAACTCATATAGTGGCGGAGAAAAGGCTATGGCAATGTATATACCTCTGTTTTCAGCCCTCTATGCCAGATTTAAAAATGCTAGCAGCAAGGCGCCAATTATATTAGGAATGGACGAAGCTTTTTCAGTTGTAGATGATGAGAATATATCTAAATTATTTGAGATATTAGAAAGTTTGAATATTAACTATCTGCTGGCCTCACAAAAACTCTCTGGGACATACCATTCTGTTCAAAACCTTGCAATTGTTCATATAGAAAATCTGGCAACAAGGAGAAACCTTCCACCAGAAGAAGCCTTTGTTACCCTTATAAAATATATATGGAATGGTAAAAAGAGAATCAGAGATACCAGAGATATCGAAGGGAGCTTGATTTAA
- a CDS encoding DUF2399 domain-containing protein, with protein MLTNFFNSEGMKRVVEELEKKYYSYGGIKGTIKIDSPTPVEIDALKKLGIKTAGETIKFTVKKLLENLDMKDPKELENILSNELGVNLKTKKDILEKENNKINKKINILIESINNEKLKEYILKTSLILKLDHYHGLVKILDTLEENPKRLITLGNLGGRSVNNPHFFDVGTSNYRYLINYLKHYFNEDIKNSMDEKALLLKMGIVGDSLSNFITIYGFRGVTKDNTVYTLLENDENININIGNLYKIRSIEAKYSKVLIVENPNVFIAIREYLETAKERISLVCTSGQINQCGYLFLDKLEKHKKEVYYSGDIDPEGILIGQGLKEKYSWISLASYNKENLIKYMSEVKLTKERLKKLERVKLGDEIKKELLDILIKEERGAYQEAYYIEIINEVLK; from the coding sequence ATGTTAACTAATTTTTTTAATTCTGAAGGAATGAAAAGGGTAGTAGAAGAACTAGAAAAAAAATACTATTCATATGGAGGTATAAAAGGGACTATAAAGATAGATTCTCCTACGCCTGTTGAGATAGATGCTCTTAAGAAGCTTGGGATAAAAACCGCAGGCGAAACTATTAAGTTCACAGTTAAAAAACTTTTAGAAAACTTAGACATGAAGGATCCCAAGGAATTAGAGAATATTCTTAGCAATGAACTAGGGGTAAACCTTAAGACAAAAAAAGATATTTTAGAAAAAGAAAATAATAAGATAAATAAAAAAATAAATATATTAATTGAATCTATCAACAATGAAAAACTTAAGGAGTATATTTTAAAAACATCTTTAATATTAAAATTGGACCATTATCATGGGCTGGTTAAAATATTAGATACCTTAGAGGAAAATCCTAAAAGATTGATAACTTTAGGAAACCTCGGTGGAAGAAGTGTAAATAACCCACACTTTTTTGATGTGGGTACAAGTAATTATAGATATTTAATCAACTATTTAAAACATTACTTTAATGAAGATATAAAAAACAGTATGGATGAGAAGGCGCTCTTGTTGAAAATGGGAATAGTAGGAGATTCATTGAGCAACTTTATAACCATCTATGGGTTTAGAGGAGTTACTAAGGATAATACTGTGTATACTCTCCTTGAAAATGATGAAAATATCAATATTAATATTGGAAATTTATATAAGATAAGAAGTATAGAGGCGAAATATTCAAAAGTGTTGATTGTGGAAAATCCAAATGTTTTTATAGCGATTAGAGAGTATCTTGAGACCGCAAAAGAGAGAATTAGTTTAGTTTGTACAAGTGGCCAAATAAATCAATGTGGATACTTATTTTTAGATAAACTTGAGAAACATAAAAAAGAGGTTTATTACAGTGGTGATATAGACCCTGAGGGAATATTAATAGGTCAAGGCTTAAAAGAAAAATATTCTTGGATAAGTCTTGCGTCTTATAATAAAGAAAACCTTATTAAATATATGTCTGAGGTCAAACTAACGAAAGAACGATTAAAAAAGTTAGAAAGAGTAAAGTTAGGAGATGAAATAAAAAAAGAGCTCTTGGACATTCTTATCAAAGAAGAGAGAGGAGCCTATCAGGAAGCCTACTATATAGAGATAATAAATGAAGTTTTAAAATAG